A segment of the Parasphingopyxis algicola genome:
GCTACCCGAAACGCTCGCCCGGCTGAGCAAGCGCGAGATCGCACCGGCCTCGCTCGAGACGCTGTCGGATTGCGATCGGCCTGGCGATCTCGGTCGCTGGCCCTGGCTCACCCCATGAGCGCCCGGGCCCGCAGCGAAGTCGCACTCGTCATTCCGATGCTGGACGAGGAGGCGGCGCTGCCCGGCGTCATCGCCAATATCGCCGCGCTCGATCCGCAGCCCGCCGAGGTGATCGCCGTCGATGGCGGCAGCCGCGACCGTTCGGGCGCGATCGCCCGCGAGGCCGGTTTCCACGTCGTCGAGCATGGCCGGAAAGGCCGGGCCGTGCAGATCAATCGCGGCGTCGCGGAAAGCAGTGCACCGCTTATCTGCGTCCTCCACGCCGATACCGAGCTGCCGCCGGATGCGCTTGCCCTTGTTGAGCGGACGCTCGCCAAGCCCGGGCGGGCGCTCGGCGGTTTCACGCCCTTGCTGACCGGCACGAAGACGCGCTGGGGCACGAGCCTTCATAACTGGGCCAAGACCTATTACGGCCCGATCCTGCTGCGCCCGCATCTGTTCGTTCGGGGGCTACGGCTGCTGTTCGGCGATCATGCGATGTTCTTTCGCCGCGCCGATTTCGAATATGTCGGCGGCTGCGATCCCGACATGAATATCATGGAGGATGTCGATCTGTGCCTGAGGCTCTGCCGCATCGGCAGCGTCAAACTCGTCCCGCGCATCGTGCGGACGTCCGACCGGCGAGTCGCCGAATGGGGCCCGCTCAAGGCGAACTGGATCTATATGAAGTGTGGCATGAACTGGGCGTTCGGGCGGAAAAAAGGGCTCGACCGATGGTATCCCGATGTCCGGTAGCGGCGTCTAGAAGCCCAGATCGCCCGCTGTCCAGCTCTTCTGGAAGACCGGCGTGCTATTTCCGACCTCGTAAAGACTTTCGCTGAACCCGCCATCCCGGTGGAGCGTCACGAGCGCATAGCCATTCTTCACCCGAGGGCTGTCGGCCGGAAACTCGTCGTCATGCGTATGCGCATAATAGGCGATGTTGCTGTTCCGCTCGAAACCCCAGCCATTGCCGAACGGGATCGCCCCGTGGCCGCAGCACCGTCCCTTGGTCGGCACATAGGGAATAGAGTCGCCGATCTTGAGCTGCTCGTAGACGATGCCGTTATGGACATGGCCCCAATACCAGACGGCCGGCCCGACGGCGCCGATCGCCTGGCCGACCTGTTTGAACAGGATGTTGGTGTTCGCGGTAAAACTATTGCAGGGATTGTGGTGCGTCATCACCATGACGGGGCCCTGATGACCGGAGCAGACGGATCGTATCTGGTCGATCTGTTCGCGATGCGTCGCCGTACCGATCGCACCGTCCATATAGAATTTCCGGCCGTTTTCCTGATCGGAGAAATAGCCCGAATCGAGGCCGAGCAGGAGCCAGTCATGATATTCGAGCGCGAAGAAGCTCAGCCCGTTTTGGTGAGCGAAAGGGCCGCCTTTTTCGAGCGCGACATCGAAATAGCCGCTCGCGGCGCCGTACATCTCGTGATTGGAATTGAGCGTGAAGTTCCGCCCGGTTCCCTGATCGGGCCATAGCGTCTTGAAGTTCAGATATTCCTCTCCCGGCAACGGCCGCCAGTCGGTCCCGGCATAATAGACGTCGCCCAGATGCATCAGATAGTCGATCGGCTGGCCGGTAACGTCCTCGAGCACCCGCTTGGCCGGACAATTGCCGCCATCGGGTTCGGAATAATAGCCGGTGCCCCAATCGCCGATGATGCCGATCACCGGATCCTTCGCGCCATCCCCGTCCTTGCGCGTCATCGGCACCGCGCTGATCGGTGCACATGGAAAGGGCGAGACGATGCCGCCGATGACGATATTGGCGGCATAGTTGATCGCCGCGAGAATCCAGCCCTCGTCGAGCTGCTCATATTTCCCTGTGCCGATCAGCGTGCCGTCATCCCACGACACGGCGGTCGTTTCGATCTTGGCGACAAGAGCGTCATATTGCGCCGTCGTTATGTGAGTCGGCGGCGCAAGATCCTGCAGCGTCTTGAAAACGCCGTCGAGAAACGGGTGGTCGTTGAGCCAGCCCTGCACTTTCGCGGGCGGATAGTGGATCCAGTAGAGTATGAAGCCGAATTCTATATTGCCCTCGGAAGGCACCTTGGGCGGTGGTTCATGCGGATGATCGACATAATAGATCAGCGCCAGCGCCTGGTCCTCGCTCTCGACGAGATAGTGAAAGAAATCGTCGAGCGGATTATCGCCCTCGAGATCGAGCTTGGCCTTGAACTGTTCGAGTTGGGCGCGTTCCTTTTCCGGATCGGGTTGCGTAGCCATGTGAGTCCCCTTTTCCGGAGAACAACTTATCACAGTTTCCGCTGTCCCGAGAATCCGACTGGTCCGGGTCGGTTCTATCGACGGGCCGCCGGACAACCCTCGTAGGCTATCAGGCCAGTTCGACGGGCTTGACCTCGTAGCCCTCTTTTTCCAGCGCTGCGATGAGCCGGTCGAGATGCGCGCGATCGCGGGTCTCGCATTCGATATCGGTGATCAGACCCTTGGCGGGGAGGGTCGTGAAAATCCGCTGATGATAGACCTCGATGATGTTGACCTGTTCCTGGTCGAACACGCGCACGACCTTGTAGAGCGCACCGGGGCGGTCCTGCAGCCGGATGCGCAGCCGGGCCAGCCGACCATCGCGCGCCAGATCGCGGAGCAGGACATTGGCGAGCAGCCGCGTGTCGATATTGCCGCCGCACAGGATGAGGCCGACATTCCTGTCCTTGAACTTGGCCGGATGGTCGAGCATCGCGGCGAGCCCGGCGGCCCCCGCGCCCTCGACCACGGTCTTTTCGATCTGCAGCAGCAGCGAAACCGCGCGTTCGAGATCGCGCTCGCCGACCAATACTATATCGTCGACGACCTCGCGAATGATCTCCAGTGTCAGCGCGCCCGGTTCCTTGACCGCAATACCCTCGGCCAGCGTATCGCCTTCGCAGGGCAGTTTGAGCCCGCGCATCTTGGAATAGGTCGACGGATAGAGCTCCGCCTCCACGCCGATCAGTTCGAGCTTGGGCTTCATCGCCTTCGCCGCGACGCCCATGCCGGAGATCAGCCCGCCGCCGCCGATCGGTATGCAGAGCGTATCGATTTCGGGCACGTCTTCGATCATCTCGATCGCCGCAGTGCCCTGGCCCGAGGCGATATCGGCATCGTCGAACGGGTGGACGAAGACGAGACCGCGCTCCTCGGCCATTTCATAGGCGCGCGCTTGGGCATCGTCGAACCGCTCGCCAGTCAGCACGACCGTCGCGCCATGGCCTTCGGTCTGCTGGACCTTCACCGTCGGCGTGTGTTGGGGCATCACGATCGTGACCGGCACACCGAGCCGCGCGCCATGATAGGCGACGCCCTGCGCATGGTTGCCGGCCGAGGCGGCGATCACGCCGCGCTTGCGCTCGCTGTCGGACAGCTGGAGCAGCTTGTTCAGCGCGCCGCGTTCCTTGAACGAGGCGGTGAACTGGAGATTTTCGAATTTCAGCCAGACATTGGCGCCCGTCATCTCCGACAGCGTCTTGCTTTTCAGCGTCGGCGTGCGGATGATCGAATCGGCGATCCGCTCATGCGCGGCGCGCACGCTCTCCAGAGTGACGGTCGAATCGCGGTCGGGTTTCGCTGCTGTCGCCATAATCCGCCCGCCCTAGCCTATCTGGCGTCTCCGGCAAACACATCCTATGGATCGCGCTCGGCACGAATGGCAGGCGGCTTCCTATGGCAAAGATAGCATTTCTCGGGCTCGGCGTGATGGGCGGCCCCATGGCCGGGCATCTGCTCAACGCCGGTCACGCGGTCACGGTCTATAATCGCACCGCTTCCAAAGCGGCCGACTGGGTCGGGCAATATGGCGGACAAAGCGCTGCCACGCCCGCCGAGGCGGCGGACGGCGTCGATGCGGTCATCGCCTGTGTCGGTGCAGACGCCGATGTCGAGGCGGTGACCCTCGGCCCGGACGGCGCATTCGCGGCCATGCATGAAGGCACGCTGTGGATCGACCATACGACCGTCTCGGCAAAACTTGCGCGCAAGCTCGCCGAAGCCGGCGAACCGCAGGGCATCCATTGCGTCGATGCGCCGGTTTCGGGCGGCCAGGCGGGCGCGGAAGACGGCAAACTCGCGATCATGTGCGGCGGTACGTTGCGGGGAATGACGCTCGCCGAACCGATCATGCGCGCCTATGCCGCGCGGATCGTCCATTGCGGCGATGCGGGCGCCGGACAGCAGACCAAGATGTGCAACCAGCTCGCCATCGCGGGCGTGCTGCAGGGCCTGTCCGAGGCGCTGCATTTCGCCAAACGCTCCGATCTCGATCTCGACCGGGTATTCGAGGCGATTTCGGGCGGGGCGGCGCAAAGCTGGCAGATGGACAATCGCTGGAAGACGATGGCCGAGGGCGAATTCGATTTCGGTTTCGCGGTCGACTGGATGCGCAAGGATCTGGGGCTGGCCATCGACGAAGCCGAAGCCAATG
Coding sequences within it:
- a CDS encoding metallophosphoesterase family protein: MATQPDPEKERAQLEQFKAKLDLEGDNPLDDFFHYLVESEDQALALIYYVDHPHEPPPKVPSEGNIEFGFILYWIHYPPAKVQGWLNDHPFLDGVFKTLQDLAPPTHITTAQYDALVAKIETTAVSWDDGTLIGTGKYEQLDEGWILAAINYAANIVIGGIVSPFPCAPISAVPMTRKDGDGAKDPVIGIIGDWGTGYYSEPDGGNCPAKRVLEDVTGQPIDYLMHLGDVYYAGTDWRPLPGEEYLNFKTLWPDQGTGRNFTLNSNHEMYGAASGYFDVALEKGGPFAHQNGLSFFALEYHDWLLLGLDSGYFSDQENGRKFYMDGAIGTATHREQIDQIRSVCSGHQGPVMVMTHHNPCNSFTANTNILFKQVGQAIGAVGPAVWYWGHVHNGIVYEQLKIGDSIPYVPTKGRCCGHGAIPFGNGWGFERNSNIAYYAHTHDDEFPADSPRVKNGYALVTLHRDGGFSESLYEVGNSTPVFQKSWTAGDLGF
- a CDS encoding NAD(P)-dependent oxidoreductase — translated: MAKIAFLGLGVMGGPMAGHLLNAGHAVTVYNRTASKAADWVGQYGGQSAATPAEAADGVDAVIACVGADADVEAVTLGPDGAFAAMHEGTLWIDHTTVSAKLARKLAEAGEPQGIHCVDAPVSGGQAGAEDGKLAIMCGGTLRGMTLAEPIMRAYAARIVHCGDAGAGQQTKMCNQLAIAGVLQGLSEALHFAKRSDLDLDRVFEAISGGAAQSWQMDNRWKTMAEGEFDFGFAVDWMRKDLGLAIDEAEANDATLELAKLVDGYYAQVQEMGGARQDTSSLVRRLEE
- a CDS encoding threonine ammonia-lyase, coding for MATAAKPDRDSTVTLESVRAAHERIADSIIRTPTLKSKTLSEMTGANVWLKFENLQFTASFKERGALNKLLQLSDSERKRGVIAASAGNHAQGVAYHGARLGVPVTIVMPQHTPTVKVQQTEGHGATVVLTGERFDDAQARAYEMAEERGLVFVHPFDDADIASGQGTAAIEMIEDVPEIDTLCIPIGGGGLISGMGVAAKAMKPKLELIGVEAELYPSTYSKMRGLKLPCEGDTLAEGIAVKEPGALTLEIIREVVDDIVLVGERDLERAVSLLLQIEKTVVEGAGAAGLAAMLDHPAKFKDRNVGLILCGGNIDTRLLANVLLRDLARDGRLARLRIRLQDRPGALYKVVRVFDQEQVNIIEVYHQRIFTTLPAKGLITDIECETRDRAHLDRLIAALEKEGYEVKPVELA
- a CDS encoding glycosyltransferase, encoding MSARARSEVALVIPMLDEEAALPGVIANIAALDPQPAEVIAVDGGSRDRSGAIAREAGFHVVEHGRKGRAVQINRGVAESSAPLICVLHADTELPPDALALVERTLAKPGRALGGFTPLLTGTKTRWGTSLHNWAKTYYGPILLRPHLFVRGLRLLFGDHAMFFRRADFEYVGGCDPDMNIMEDVDLCLRLCRIGSVKLVPRIVRTSDRRVAEWGPLKANWIYMKCGMNWAFGRKKGLDRWYPDVR